DNA from Deinobacterium chartae:
CCGCAATCGAGCGCTGGCGGCGCGAGTCCGCGTTGCGGCGCACCCTCGAGCGCCGCCCGGATCTGCTGCGCTCGGCCCCGCTGACGCCCGAGGACAGCCGTACGCTGCTCGAGCTGGGCGCGACCGAGCAGGACCTCGCGGCGTGGGGAGCGCCGCCGCCGCCCGTGCCGAAAAAGCGCCGCAAGAAAAAAGCGGCGAGTGAAAACGGTTAAGATACGTGACTGAACCCAGCGTAAAGGCCTTTGTAAGACCTGCTCAGGTCAACGCAAGGGCCAGGGCGTAACGTAGAGCCATGCACATTCCGCTGTTTCCCCTGCCCAATCTCGTGATACTTCCGGGGATGGTCGTTCCTCTGTACATCTTCGAACAGCGGTACCGCGAGTTGCTGGCGAAGGTACGGCAGAGCGGGGAGAGTTTCGGGATCGTGAGCCTGCACCCGGAGAGCGAGGGGGAGCCGCTGGAGCGGGTGGGCCGGGTGGGAACGCTGGTGAGTGTGACCCAGGTGGAAGACCACCCGGACGGTACCTCGTCGATCGTGGTGGTGGGCGGCGAGCGTTTTCGGGTGGACCGCTTCGACGCGCACAGCTACAGTTACCTGTGCGCCGAGGTGCAGCTGTGCCCGCTCGAACCCAGCGACCTGAACGCGCTGGCCGTGCTCAGCTGGGACCTGTTCGAGCGTTTCGTGAGCTCGGCGCGTCCGGACCTGCAACCCACCCTGCGCAGCGAGGCACCCGAAGACGGCGTGCTGCTGGCGTCGTTCGTGGCCGCCAACTTGCGGCTGAGCGGCGAGCAGATGCAGCGGGTCCTCGAGGCTCCGAGCCTGCTGGCACGCTGGCAGTTGCTGGCGCAGTGGATTCCGGAGGCCAAGCGTACCCTGAACTGACCGTCAAGCCGGCCGGAGGGCTGCTCACCTTGCCCTCGTGGACGGTCCTGCGCTCCGCTGCCCTCGCCGGGCAAGAGCCTGGCGCCGGTTGGCATTGCAGACCCACGCCGTCT
Protein-coding regions in this window:
- a CDS encoding LON peptidase substrate-binding domain-containing protein, which gives rise to MHIPLFPLPNLVILPGMVVPLYIFEQRYRELLAKVRQSGESFGIVSLHPESEGEPLERVGRVGTLVSVTQVEDHPDGTSSIVVVGGERFRVDRFDAHSYSYLCAEVQLCPLEPSDLNALAVLSWDLFERFVSSARPDLQPTLRSEAPEDGVLLASFVAANLRLSGEQMQRVLEAPSLLARWQLLAQWIPEAKRTLN